The genomic interval tatacgtatatacatattttttaagtttcatgatAAAAAGATATTGAATAAATTCCCCCCTCATTGAGATGATTTACTAAACTACTGACTACTCCCTCAACTACTGACTATATGATAAACTACTGACTACAAGAACCATAGTTTTTCTTCCTGCTGGAATTCTTGTCCCCAGCCATGTGCCCAATCCATCTTTCTTCTCATGATCCAATTTCTCTCACTTATTCTTATAGCCATACTTTTGGCTTTGTTGTCACCTAAAACTAAATCTTATcttaaattactattttaagcCAGTAAACTTTCATGTGTCTCTTCCTATCAATCCATATAACACAAATAGTCCTATAATAAATAACACAGTTCTATAAAACaaccctgcttttttttttttaactctggaaTTCTAGTCATTATTTGCTTCACTTCCCTACTATATGTTGATATGTCTTCTTAACAGTCTGAGACTCAAAAGTGCATTCTGTCCTTGCATTTATTCCCAACTCTATCCACAGACCTAAGTCTCAACCCAAAATGAACACTGTCTTTCACTGTATGAGCCTGAGCACTAACAGCTgagtggtctttttaaaaaaaaaattaatttatttaaattcaagttagtcaacacagtgcagtattggtttcaggagtagaagccagTGATCCATCTCTTAcctataatacccagtgctcatcccaacaagtgctctccttaatacccatcacccatttaacccacccacccacccacctctagCAACCCTCcctttgttctgtgtatttaagactctcttatggtttgcctccatctctgtttttatcttatctttccttaccttcccttacattcatgtgttgagtttctcaaattctacatatgagtgaaatcatatagttgtaattctctgactgacttatttcacttagcacgatacactctagttccatccatgttgttgagaatgcaatatttcattatttttgatcactgtgtgtgtgtgtatacatatatctatctatctatctatatatatatatatatatatatatatcacatcttctttatcccttcatcagttaataaatgggtagaagacatgaataaacacttttccaaaggagacatcagATGACCCACAGACACATGGACAGATGCTCAGCAtaacttatcatcagggaaatacaaatcaaaaccatgatgagataccacctgataGCTGAGTGGTCTTAAAGCTGTGGGCAAGACCAGCAGCTTAGTTTCACAATATATCAGTGTTATCCTATTTCAACCAGGCACTCCTTTTGCACCCAATTTCACCTGTCTTCAGACACCTAtcaattccattaaaaaaaatgaatttggtggggcacctgggtggctcagttagttgagcgtccgactttggctcaggtcatgatctcacagttggtgagttcgagccccacatcaggctttgtgctgacagcttggagcctgcttcagattctgtgttccccctctctcttcaccccacacctgcttgtgctctgtctctctctgtctttcaaaaatgaataaacataaaaaaatttaaaaaatgaatttggaatgCCATTGCCACTTTCTTCAAACCTAAAGGAGAGCAGTTGACCTTATCTCAGAAACACAAGCCATGTAAGTCCTCAGGTGAGAGTGTGTACAAGTCCCAACTATTTCTCTGAATGCCCATCAGATTACAATATCCTCTCCCTTCAGCCtttcacagtaaatatttttttttcctattgaatgTTGATTTGAATAACATTTGCCTCAAATCGTTCTCTTTTCAACTTTGGACTGTCAGTTATTACTTCTATGTCCATTCTTCAAACTTTTGCTCACTAATGGATTCTTACTAGAAGTGTTCAAACCTACTCAGATGTTAAAATCTTACATCTTGCAAAATTGCAGTGATCCCTCCAATATAGACACTTTTATCTCAGTCTTTCATAGTTTCATTTCTCAGGGTAATTGTTTGCATACACACAATTGCCTTCCTTTCCTTGCAATCTACTCCCAGTGAAAAGAAGCTTCCATTTCCAGGAACAACAGCAACTTCTGAGTTGGGAACTTCCATGTAACCTCTTAATCCTTACCTTCTATGCTCACCACCTCCTccttccaaaacattttcttcccttAGAAGAGtctacacaggggcgcctgggtggctcagtcggttgggcgtccgacttcggctcaggtcatgatctcccggtccgtgagttcgagccccgcgtcaggctctgctgacagctcagagcctggagcctgtttcagattctatgtctccctctctctctgaccctcccccgttcatgctctgtctctctctgtctcaaaaataaataaacttaaaaaaattaaaaaaaaaaagagtctacaCAGCCACCTTACAAATATCTTTCCATCTCTATGGCTGTTCCTTCTTGGTTCACCTTTAGGTACTTCTACTCCACTTAAAATTTGTGATTTGTAATTCCTCCATGctctatcattttcaaatatgatctatatgtttttaaaaaacctccAAATTTTGGCTTTCATTCAGGCTACTCCTCTGAGCTCCAGTTTCAGGCATCCAAACGTCCACTTGGCATCAAGTTTTGAAATCTCTCATATATGGTCAATAATCTTTTGGAAAGACATACACAGAGCCAGGTACCTATCAAGTTTAAAATTAGAAGAAGCTTTTGGATGGAATATCAAGAAACAAATATCTTACCTTTCAGATGTCCATCACTGATCAATATATTATGTGCCTTATATTTAAGCAGACTTCTGTTATCTATCCAAAAGCTCAGAACAATGATAATTCCCTTCCTATATCACCCATTTCCTGTTCTATCTCAGATTCCAAtgcctccttttcctttcattcaaCATTTGAAACAGTTGGATCTGATAACGACTAACAACAGTCCTCACAGGTCAAATTCtgggagaagaagaaatgaaggctgGAAGAAAGAgggtaaaaagaatgaaaaacatgcGGTGAGAAGAAATTTCATGATTAAAGGGTCAAAGTACACTTACTCTTAAAGCTTGGGGGTAGATGTGGAACATATGAATCTGTGAAGAGACTTCAAAATGGCCCCACTGCAAGAAATTAGTGAATGAGTCCAGAATTTTCACTCCTAACCTCACCATCTGGGAGGATTTTCCTGTGCTGAGTTGCATAATCAAACCTAAAATCAAGCCAAGCTCCTCTCTCATGTGGACTACTGCTATGGCTCCaacaattcttgatttctttcactcttttctctAAATGGCATTGAGATttgcaaatgtaaaatatataatgtcaTATCCTATTTGATACCCTTTGATAATCATTTTCTTGGTGTAAAATCTAAAAACCCTAATAGGGCTTTTAATGACCTACAGGGACTAGCTCTTGCCTTTCTCTACAAACTTATCTCCTTCCATCCTCAAGTCTGCAGGCTTCTTCTCCTGACATTCATACCACGCTCTCTGCCTGAGCTACtacttccattcttttctcctcaccCTTAAAGTGTAGGTTAAAGTACAATATAAACTTAGAAACTTCTCCTAACCCTCTATGCTGATTCAGACCTTATTGTTCCATGTAGATGCATTATCTTACACTTTGTTTCACAGCAAACATCACAAATAGTTATAAGTCAATTATTCCTTTTATAAGTCAttacatctctctctccttcaaaagtaaaggcTCCACTAAGGCAAAACCTTCCTTGGCCATTTCTTTACCATTATGTCCCAGGGGAATTCAGGCTGAAGCAGGGGATTGGCTAGATAGAGTCCTTGAACATATTTgtggaattaatgaatgaaatagtAGGCAGGATTACTAGAGGTCTTCTAAATATTGGctgaataaaagaaattttgggggcacctgggtttctcagtggattaagcatctgactcttgatttcagctcaggtcatgacctcacagttcttgagatggagccctccCACCCCCGTCAGGCCCTGTGGTGACAGTACACAACCTACCTGGgattatctttccctctctctctctctctcttcccttccccaactctcaaaatgaataaacaaacaaaaaagaaacgttgacctctcttctcttcttttcctttccctttccttcctttttttccctctctccctgtttgcTTGTATGCTTgcttcctttgtctctttgtttctttctttcttctctctctgtctctctttgttttgtctttctctcctcctcctcctccacctgtccctctgcctccacctatgcctccctccctctgtcttcctccttcccttccttccttcctttcatagaattttattaaacacaaaaaatatgtaaagtctAAGTTACTGTAAATAAATCTTTGGCacttcaaaattctttctttgttctttcactAGGAGATGATTTAAGTCAATGATCATTATAtaccttcattcatttattccaataaatatattttattaaataggtGCAGGCTgaatgtggggctttaactcatgacactgagataaagacctgagctgaaatcaagagtcagatgcttaacccactgaaccacacACAAGTcccattccacaaacatttaagAAGCACCAATAGCACCAGGAACTGAATTTATAAGGCCAATCTAACAATGCTTAAAAGATGTATAACATGCTGCATTCATGAGGAATATTACTGAAAAATCCGAAAGTAATGTTTGAAATCATCATGTCCTGGAACTGTACAATTAGATTCTCATTAGAAGATGAAAGAACATGTCAAAGGACAAAATTCCCCCCAAAACGATTTGATAGAGTCAATTTATTTTCTGAGCAATTGTTGGCAAGGGGACATGAAAAAACTTTCATTATGGCTTGTGGAATTTAACATAGTGGCAAGGGTCACATTCAAGTTTGAAGTCTCTGAACCTTTCACTCATGTATTCCCAAACTTAATCTATGGCATGTTCTGTGCTAATTTTCCTTACCTAATAAAGGAACTGCCCTTCACTTTTCCTCCATAGATATCACACCTTTTTCTCATGACTTTTCTAACAGCCTCTTTGAATTCTTGATTCCTCAAGCTGTAGATAATAGGGTTCAGAAGTGGAGTGACCACAGTGTAGAAGACAGAAATAATCTTGTTGATTTCAGGTGACAGGTGGTCATTGGGGCAGACATACATGGAAATCATGGTGCCATAGTAGATAGTGACAACAGCCAAATGGGAGCCACATGTGGAAAAGGTCTTCTTCCGGCCAGAGCCTGAAGGAATTCTCAATATGGTAGACACAATGAAAACATAGGATACAAGTGtgagaaaaaagcaaatgcaCAACACTGCAATTGACAGAATAAAGATGACCATCCTGGTGATATACACACTGGAACATGAGAGCTGCATGAGGGGAGGGAGGTCACAGAAGAAATGATTGATCCGGTTAGGCCCACAGAAATCCAACTTGGAAATCATTAGGGAGGGCAGAAGCCCTGTGCCAACACCTGTCAACCAGGAGATTGCCACTAACTTGGTGCAGATCTCAGGACTCATCAGGGAAAAGTAGTGGAGTGGGCTGTAGATGGCCAGATATCGGTCATAGGCCATCATGGCCAGAAGGAAACACTCAGTAGCTCCAAAGAACACAAAGAAGTAAAGCTGTGCCATACAGGTGGAGAAGGAGATGACTTGTCCATGGGAGAACAGGTTGGCTAGGAGAAGGGGCACAATAGTGAATGTATAGCAGATCTCCAGAAAGGAGAGGTGTTTGAGAAATATGTACATAGGCAAGTGGAGTCGCTGGTCCTGGCTCACCACTGTAATAATGACAACATTCCCTGTTACTGTGAGAAAGTAGATGAACAAGAAGATGGCAAAGAGTAGTGTCTGCCATTCAAGAAGGTTCTGGAATCCTAAAAGCTGAAACTCAGTGACACTGGACACATTTAGAGGCATCATTACCTGTggaagggaaaatattttggaaaaccaCTTTACACAAATCATGCAAATATTTGCAGCTATTGATGTTTAGAGCTTCAGAGATGATTAAAAGTAGTTCAGAACTTTATATACAACACTTTGTTGGGAAAAATGCATAATTTCATCTTGattttatgcaaaaatatttttcatatcacaAGTTGAACGTGGATGATAGATCTTGGAAAGAACCTCAGCAAATTCCATGCATTGTGTTTTCTGAAATTTAGAAGTCTCTGgtccaaagattaaaaaaaataacaacaataataataaaactacaataacaaaacaaaatgaaaaaaatctctgatgGACATCAAACTTGGAAACTAAGAATAGCaacaacaacatttttttaaagcaggtacATATGGAAgcaatggttttcttttctcacctATGGGTTTTGTCTGATAAAGAAGTCAGACAAAGCATATCTCCTATGACATCTTGGGGaaatttatccattctcctcACAAAGAGTATTTATGGAtgccttgctctctctgtctctctctgtctctctgtgtgcacatgtatgtgtgtgtgtgtgtgtgtgtttgtgtgtgtgtgcacgtgcgtgtaaAGCTTTGTGCTGAGCTAACCTGCATGTCCACTGTTGTCCTTTCTTGCCCAGGTGGATACAATGCTCAGCCACTGTAATCACTCTTTGTTATATTCATTTAACGTGTCActtttctttactttccttttcttcattgtcAGGGCTAGTCCTGGTTAAAGGCAACATCCACCTGCCATACATGAGCTTCCATGcaataaaggaaatgagagacAACACATAATGTTGCTATTTCAAAATTCATAACCAATAACTCCAGTGTGTCTCTAGTGCCATGGAACAATGAGTGCACACTTCCTGCATCTATTTACTCTTCCATTCTCCTCAGTGACTGTTTcatatgtgtttttctcttttcgaACTTTCAACACTTCCTTGTCTATCTATGCCTTTGGCAAAGTTCTGAAGAGAACACTAAAATCCTCCAATGGGAATATCCAAATGCTCAGACCACTAAATTCCCCAACCTCCTTTTGttcctctgtgtctgtttcctacGACTTACTCCAAATAAGAGGGCCACTTCTTCTCACCTGGATTCTTTGATAGTCTCCTTATAGCCCTCTGTATCCATCTGCCCTGGTTCAGGAAATTCTCAATAAAGCAGCCAGAATGAGACTTTGAAACACAGTGCAGAGTGTGTCACTCCTCCACTCAAAGCCAACAGTGGCACTCAGCCTCCAGAGTGTCATGGGAACATATGGTCCTGTGAATCATTCCTGACAAGTGAATAAAATAACATGGCCAACCGATTTATCCACACATCAGGAATCAATTGTTCTGTCAATTCAGTGTTGTTTTAGTTTACTAGTTTTGCTGTCTTCTGTTTCCTCCTTACATACTTGAGCAAAATCTTTAGGAAGATTATCTTCATTTGACCAGGAAAAATTCATATAGAATGAAAACGATACTGTAACAAAATCTATGCACTTGTTATCAGACACAATACTGGATGTGTCTTATACATCTTGAACTATACAATATGTGATTACTTAAAGCctaagaaataaaagccaaagaCTTCACAGTGTATGAGACCCTACTTGTCTCCTCCCATCTCCTCTGCAATCTCTTTGTATACTTTTTCCCATTCTGCTTCCAGAATTCCAGCTCCCTCAGTATTGTTCAAACAAcatgggtccttttttttttttttgagagagcatgaaccagggagaggggcagagggagagagagaataccaatcAGTCTGCACACtaagtgcagaacccaacacagggttcaatctcacgactgggatcatgacctgagatcaaatcaagagtgtgatgctcaactgactgagccacctaggtgccccaaatagCATAAGTCTTGACTCCCTTTCTATTCAACATATTCAGTTTTTTGGGACATTATACCTGTATATTTCTAAGTGGCTTATATCCTTTCAGTCTGCTCAGATATCACCAATTCCATGACACCTTCTCTAAGCCATTCTGGGAGCTTAGGACATCAATTCAAGATTCAAATGCTAGAAGTACCTTAATTATActgaagtaaaaaatatttaaaaatataaaataaaacaaataaaaatgaaaaggtctGCCTCCCAAAATGCTGAGTCCACTTTAGCAGCCAGTATAAGCTTAGATGTAATTCCGTAGCTCTTTTTGAAactatatgaaaataaacattaaaaaatgttattgttgtggggcgcctgagtggctcagtcagttaagcatctgacttccgctcaagtcatgatctcacagcttatgagtttgatcctcacaccaggctctgtgctgacagctcagctcatagcttggagcctgctttggattctgagtctccctctttctctgcctgtcccctgctcacactctctctctttcaaaaataaataaacgttaaaaaataattttaaaaatgttattattgcAATCTTGCCTAGGACCAACTAAATGGCCTTTGACTCcctaagaattctttcttgattaCTTTCTGTTACTACAGATTTATATGCTAGGCAATTGAGGTAAAATCATTTACTTAGTTTTTACATCAGCAAAGGCTCCAACTGCCTTGGTAGTGAGGAATAATTTATTGAAGTCTATAATTTTAGAATTCAACATCAACAACCAAAGCAAACACTACAATAGCGTTTATGTCACGTGACACTAAAGTATACACCATGTTGATTTCCATCTGAAAACCTTTGTGCCTGTCTACACGAACCTCCCTTACCTGTCTTTCTTCCCAACGTGGAGAGCCCTAATGAGCCACTGCTCCACAACCTGCCTTGCCCTCCTCATACCCAAATGTGGGCTTTCCTCCTGCAAGTTGGAATTTGCCATGTCCTCTGCTGGGGTTTGATGCTGGGTGAAGCAGGCTTTTCCTCTCAATAACTGGGTATCTTGGGGACCTGACCCTTCTGAGAATCCTGGTCCccagatatttttctgtaatttgttGATCAAGTTAGTAAACAACGGAATGAATCTTCTGAGATTCAACTCTGCCCACTGAGGCTTGGATATCTATAATACATTCAGGATAGAtgaatttttacattcttttggagtttttttttaattagaatttgtCTCAGAAATTGAATCAAACAAGAATTCTTTGCTAAAATATTGCAAGCAGGCAAATGGTGAATCACCTATCCTGAGAATTGGACATTTGACAGTCACTTTTTGTTGAGTGGCATTTTGCCATCATATTTTAATTGCAATTACAactaa from Panthera uncia isolate 11264 chromosome A1 unlocalized genomic scaffold, Puncia_PCG_1.0 HiC_scaffold_17, whole genome shotgun sequence carries:
- the LOC125935128 gene encoding LOW QUALITY PROTEIN: olfactory receptor 11L1-like (The sequence of the model RefSeq protein was modified relative to this genomic sequence to represent the inferred CDS: inserted 1 base in 1 codon): MMPLNVSSVTEFQLLGFQNLLEWQTLLFAIFLFIYFLTVTGNVVIITVVSQDQRLHLPMYIFLKHLSFLEICYTFTIVPLLLANLFSHGQVISFSTCMAQLYFFVFFGATECFLLAMMAYDRYLAIYSPLHYFSLMSPEICTKLVAISWLTGVGTGLLPSLMISKLDFCGPNRINHFFCDLPPLMQLSCSSVYITRMVIFILSIAVLCICFFLTLVSYVFIVSTILRIPSGSGRKKTFSTCGSHLAVVTIYYGTMISMYVCPNDHLSPEINKIISVFYTVVTPLLNPIIYSLRNQEFKEAVRKVMRKRCXYLWRKSEGQFLY